CGCGACACATCCCAGAAAGCTACAGAACCGTGCCCGCTGAACCTTAAACGCCGACTGTGCACCTCTTGCATCGAGATACACGTTCTGAAGGGTGATGCCAGGCGGACGGTTCGGGCCTTGCAAGTCCAGGACGAATCCCGCTTGAGAACCTTCCGGAACCACGATACGATTGTGCGGGGGTGATTCGATCCGGACCTCCTTATCGATCGTGATGGGCCACCCGTCGTTCGTAGCATCGTACTCCTTCGAGATGATGACGATATCACCACGAACCGCCTCCTGTAACACCGATTGTAACGAGTCCCCCGCTCGGACGACGTATGTCCCCATAACGCTTTCCACAATGATTTGGGAACAATATTAGTTTTATTCTTATCTTTGGAAAATTTATATTGTAATATTTGGTTTTCATTCAATAATTAGTGTCTGGATTGTTACTTCTTACGAAGATATGACACAGCACTAAACGGAGAGGGGACGTATCGGGCTAGGGATGTCGGCAAGTATATCGTCGGTGGCCGGAAGCACCTCGCAATATTCATTACTGGTGTTACCTTGGATACGGTAGTGTCGGACGATAGTCGAGATACACCGGACGAGCAACCGTCGGAGAGTCCATCGATCGACGAAATCTCCGAGATGCTCTCGCACCATCGCCGGCGGTATGTCATTGAATGTCTCGGCCACTACGAGTCTCCTATGTCATTGCCGGATTTGGCCGATGAGTGCGTGGTGATGGAACATGGCTGTGCGTTGGACGATATTCCAGCCGAGGCTGTACGGGACATGTACATGTCGTTGTATCACTCTCATATCCCGCACTTGGTCGAGATCGGCGCGATCGAGTACGATCAGGAACGGGATCTAGTGACAGCCGGTCCGGCGATTGCGGAGCTTCATACGCACATGGATCTCTCTCGGAGATCACTCTGTGATACTGCTGAGCGCGCGCTCAAAGCGCTCCGTAACGCGATCTCCACCGATGATGGAGGCTGTGGACTGACGATCGCACATACACGCGAAACACTTCGGAACATGGGATACGACGAGGACGCGGTACGGCAACTGATCCGCCATCTCGAACGCACCGGCTACATTCACTTCGTCGACGACTGCATCCGCCTCGTCGACTGACACGCGCTAGATGGGCGTTCGGTTGTGGAGGATCAGCGGAGATCCATCGACCGAAACCACAGCCGACCAAGGCTGCTGAACAGGAAGGCGACGACGAGTAACAGTACCCCATCGGTCACAGCGTAGGCGTTCGTGACAAGGATCGCTGTCGGGTCGTAGTAGTGTGCCGGACAGAGCACGCTGAGCCACTCGTAGGCCGTCCCATCAACCTGGCGCGTGAACACGAAGAGGGCGAGTACGACCGCTGCGCTTGCCACAGACGCGCGAGTACTCGTGGATGCGCCGGCGGAGAATAGCAGACCGATCGACGCACACACGAGGAGATACGGGATCGAAAACGCGTGCACGGCAAGGAGGTTCATCGGCTGAACCGGAGTACCG
The sequence above is drawn from the Halocatena salina genome and encodes:
- a CDS encoding DUF7344 domain-containing protein, coding for MLSHHRRRYVIECLGHYESPMSLPDLADECVVMEHGCALDDIPAEAVRDMYMSLYHSHIPHLVEIGAIEYDQERDLVTAGPAIAELHTHMDLSRRSLCDTAERALKALRNAISTDDGGCGLTIAHTRETLRNMGYDEDAVRQLIRHLERTGYIHFVDDCIRLVD